The Trichosurus vulpecula isolate mTriVul1 chromosome 4, mTriVul1.pri, whole genome shotgun sequence genome contains a region encoding:
- the LOC118848736 gene encoding synaptic vesicle membrane protein VAT-1 homolog: MSAEGEAAEVAVAATAAAGEGGDAPPQPQKSEEPAAPQPSEATKDEVPPERPPLRCLVLTGFGGYDKVKLQSRPAAPPAPGPGQLTIRVRACGLNFADLMIRQGVYDRLPALPCTPGMEGAGVVIAVGEGVSERQVGDRVMVLVHAGMWQEEVTVPAVHTFPMPEAMSFEEAAALPVNYITAYMVLFDCGNLRPDQSVLVHMAAGGVGLAAIQLCRTVENVTVFGTASASKHEVLKEKGVSHPIDYHTSNYVDEVKKISPKGVDIVLDPLGGADTYKAYNLLKPMGKVVTYGASNLVTGPKRNLMAVAKTWWNQFSVTALQLLQANRGICGFNLSYLDNEVELVKRVVLQLLALYKEGHIKPHIDSVWPFEKVADAMKQIQEKKNVGKVILVPNSEKKN, from the exons ATGTCGGCAGAGggggaggcagcggaggtggccGTTGCAGCGACGGCCGCGGCCGGAGAAGGGGGCGATGCCCCTCCGCAGCCCCAAAAGTCGGAGGAGCCTGCCGCTCCGCAACCGTCGGAGGCGACCAAGGACGAGGTTCCCCCGGAGCGGCCCCCGCTGCGCTGCCTGGTGCTCACAGGCTTTGGCGGCTATGACAAAGTGAAGCTACAGAGCCGACCGGCTGCCCCTCCCGCCCCGGGCCCCGGACAGCTGACCATTCGGGTCCGAGCCTGCGGCCTCAATTTTGCTGACCTCATGATTCGCCAGGGGGTATACGATCGCCTGCCGGCGTTGCCCTGCACCCCCGGGATGGAGGGTGCAGGCGTTGTGATTGCGGTGGGAGAGGGAGTCAGCGAGCGCCAG GTAGGTGACCGGGTGATGGTGCTGGTGCATGCTGGGATGTGGCAGGAGGAGGTGACTGTACCAGCTGTCCACACATTCCCAATGCCAGAAGCTATGTCCTTTGAGGAGGCAGCTGCCTTGCCGGTCAATTACATCACTGCCTACATGGTCCTTTTCGACTGTGGCAATCTCCGTCCTGACCAAAGTGTTCTGGTGCACATGGCCGCAG GAGGGGTAGGCTTGGCAGCCATCCAGCTGTGCCGGACAGTGGAGAACGTGACTGTGTTTGGGACAGCTTCAGCCAGCAAGCATGAGGTGCTGAAGGAGAAGGGAGTCAGCCACCCAATTGACTACCACACATCCAACTATGTGGATGAAGTCAAAAAGATCTCTCCCAAAG GAGTGGACATTGTCCTGGATCCACTGGGTGGAGCAGATACCTACAAAGCTTACAACCTTCTGAAACCAATGGGTAAAGTTGTCACATATG GGGCGTCCAACTTAGTGACTGGCCCAAAACGGAACCTTATGGCAGTGGCTAAAACCTGGTGGAATCAGTTCAGCGTGACTGCCTTGCAGCTGCTTCAGGCAAATCGGGGCATTTGTGGCTTCAACCTCAGCTACCTGGACAATGAGGTGGAGCTGGTCAAGAGGGTGGTGCTGCAGCTGTTGGCCCTATACAAGGAGGGCCACATCAAACCCCATATTGACTCAGTCTGGCCTTTTGAAAAG GTGGCTGATGCCATGAAGCAAATCCAAGAGAAGAAGAATGTGGGCAAAGTCATCCTGGTGCCCAATTCAGAGAAGAAGAACTAG